Part of the Impatiens glandulifera chromosome 8, dImpGla2.1, whole genome shotgun sequence genome is shown below.
aaagcatATCATgcaattttatttgaatgtttatgacACGTTCAAAACGAACGATTACAGATTAAATCGAACTCGTGACCTTTTAGTTTAAAAGCATATTATGATTTGATtcctaaaacaaaacaaaaattttgcACAAAATCATATGAAACATCTTGCCAATTTATCTTTCTCTTCCAAACCCAACAAGAATACATTAACAGGTGGGGTGTTCATCAACCGCGGTGCCTTGGgaaaagaaaaatgaacatcttgccaatttttttatttttttggaatccCAAACAATAGAAATCCCTAGCCTCTATTTATGTTTACCCAAAATATGATATGCTGTTGTTGTGCCATCATGACTGCCACAAGGGAAATGAGGTTTGCAGCAGCATTtctatttggaaaaaaaaaaaaaaaacttccacTGGCAGAGCAAATACTTGTTTATTGGTCGCTTCCCCATTTCCTTAACACTCTGCTTTTAGCGGATGAATCATAATTGGCATCCCCAGTTGTCACATTTTCAAATTCACCCTTTCCTGACATATGTGTTGCTAGAAAAGCAAATGCATTTCTTGTTCCTCTTAAGGCAAACAGCAAGGGATTGAGTATAACTGCCAGCATAACTTCCCCTTTTGCAATGATGAGATACTGTGCAAAATGACAAGAGGATGGATcagtagatgatgatgatgatgaatggTCAAGTAAATTTgtttggaaaataaataaataaatcaatcaatcaatcttaCTACAAGGATTATGCCTAAAACAGCAAGGCTTGCTTGTTGGGCTTCCTGCCAGAAATGGTCACCATTGGACCACCATCTAAACCAACCACCACCGCcacctcttcctcctcctcctccacctccacctgCCGCCTCCTCCTCCTCTCTCTTCCTAATTTCTTTGTCCCACTTGTCCAATTCAGACTTCTTTCCACCAAGAGCATCTTCCAACGCTTTTCTTGCTTGCTCCTGCAGTAAACTTTATTTAAAGACACCAGAGCTAGCTAAAACAAAAGATGAGGGAGGAAACAAGACAGTACACATAAAAGAGCATAGATTTCTATTCTATGTAAGCTCCCACTAAATAATCACCCattcttttctttcttatttcATGGCCCTCTTTTTCCAAAGTAAGTTCCTGGAAAATATGGCACGACACTAGACAAACAAAACAGGCAACGCCACTTATGTGGAAAGTTGACCAAACTAGAATGAACAGCTAATCTTGTATTCATGAAATCGCATTTGGCgatatttttatgtattaatgAACAACTAATTGCTTTAATGACGTCAACATGCAAAAGAACATTCCAGTCACGATATTACAATAAAGTAAGGAAAGAAAAAATGGCCAATTGATGACAAAAGGGACTTCAAACCATTCTATGTGCACTTTATATTTGGATACAGAGATGTTTGGAACAATACATGAAAGTGGAAGATGCCAAAATCTCAATACATCTTAGTAAGAAGAGTACTTGCCCAATGATACAGAAAGCAAATCTTAACCATTTAGGACTCTGAGAGATTTTGATTTTCTATTTAAGTTGTCTCTTTTGCAATCTTAAAGCTTTTAGGATTCTAGAGATTTTGATTTTCTGTTTAAGTTGTCTCTTTTGCTTGTTTGTCTTTGAAACTATGAGATGTGGAATTGGGTGGAAAACTTTGTTTGTGCAGTTTCTATTCTCTCACGCAGCATTTGTTCATCTGGATTAATCACAAATTGAATAATTTCGGAGGAGGGTGGTGTCTCACGCTTTAAGTTTGGTTAATGGTTGCAGGGGGGATCAGGCCAATTTATTAAAAGCCCCCAAATTTAATGGACTACAGATCTGATAATAGACAATGAAGCTCCATGATGTTACATAACAATGAAGTCTTCAACTACATTTCTAGACTTTATTAATCACTCGGATAATATGAAATGAAAAGGATATGCTTACCTGTTTATGGTTATCCCAAAGGAGACAAGTGAATCGTCCATTGCATTGAAGGCTGTTTCGCAACGAAGACCAACTTGTTGCATCCTCTCTCGGACGGCGCCATAAAGGCTGCTGCGTTTTACGGAGGCAGCACAAGGAGGACGAGAGCGGAGGGCCAAGGTTAACCTGCGCCATGGCTCAACCTTCGTAAGCTTTTATTCTGGTTGCTGGCCTGTGGGCCGTGAGGTGAGGTGAGGTGAactagaaagagagagagagagagagagagagagagtagcTAGTGTAGTGAGTTTAAATCTATCTGATTAATAAAATTGGTTTAGGTAGAGAACGATAATTTGGTGGGGTTATTGTGTGATAGAGAATTCAATTATAATAGAAtagacaaattttatttttcaatttcacTCCAAACCAAACCTTGTTCATGACATACTCCCACACccaaaaaatagtaaaaaaaagacccaaaaagagaaaaaagatgtTCGGACACCATTCATGACatcaaaaagaagaaaaaaagaaaagtattCTACCTACCTAGATCAGTGTAATGTACTATTAATTTGATCAAAACAGAATATCATtcttcattattaatttatttattcatatatataactAGTATTATTATATCCACAGTTGTAAGGCtcacgagaagaagaagaaaatatatataatgacaacGATATTATGGAGAGAGATAACACCATTATTTCATAAAGAGAGAACCAAACAACTAAAAACTTGTTCACCTATtatagtctatatatatatatatagtttgtcCTGTacacagacagacagacagacagacaaaGTGACAGAGAGAGAGATGGGTGGGTAAcaaaatccttttttttttttttttttttttctttttttcttgttCTTATTCTTCTTTATGTACTACTTATTACTACTACTCCTTAACAACAGGAAGGAAGGAAGCAAGCAAGCAGCAGCAGCAAAACAACCTAATGAAATGAACTAGTCTTTTGAGAGTGGTCGATTATCTGACATTCGAATCACCATGTACCAAAGCTGCTGCCCACATGATCTTGAGTGATGATTCGCAGTCGATCCTTCATTACATCCATTGAAGGATAAGGCGGGAAGCAGAGTCTATAGAAGCATGTATGAGATGATGGAAGGTGATCATTACACTCTCTTGTCTTGTATATGTATAGCCGTGACCCCAAACCCCCAAACCCCTCTACTGGCAGATATTTCACCGACGTCCAAAACAACAGCAGTATCCTTCTTTCCGATCCCAACATACCTCTTAATATCTGCACCCACATAATaacatcatcatcgtcatcatcatcatatcatctctaattaacaattaatttaaagCAACATTCATACCTTCCAGAACCAATTGATCTGCGGATCGCTTTCTTTATATCCATTGTACTCTGTATGCGCCTCCCAATCATCAACACATATCTCACTTCCACTACCGTGCAGCATCAAGTCAAGATCCTCTACCTCTAAGCTCTTAAAAAATAACCTTTTCAGCTTTGAATCGCACATAATATCCGAAAACCCTCCTGAAAAATGTTCTACCTGCTGCTCGATACATTTCACAAAGTTATGCTCAATAAGAAGCTTAATATACTCTTCCCTGTTCCTACTATTTACACCTCTATTTTTCCCTTCATGGCATAGTTCTATCGTTTTCCTCATTCCTAATTCTTCAATCTCTTGCACAAAAGTTAATCCCAACTCCTCCGAATCCATTATCTCGCTTTCCATCTCCAGTATCTTCTTGTAACTACTGTACAATAATGGGTCCGCATCTTTAATATCTTCCAGTGAAACGACATTCCCTGCCAACTGTGACAAAAATACGCGATCAAGAACAATGCCTACGTGCACCTTATACATTAGAGCCAGCGCAATCACCCTGCCAGCAAAGGTAAAATAATCCAGGTGCAATGGGTCCACCTTCGATGCTGCAAATTCAACATAATAATAATCAGTGCATCATTCAAATAGTTGTAAAACGCCGCTGCATTCAAATAGTTGCGCAGACAACAAACAAATGCAGCATCGGAGGGAATGATCGTCACTCTATTATCAAGTATTAGAAATCATGACCACTGCCAATAAACAATtggaaaaaacaaaacaagcaAGGCTTCCACATATAATGCATACACAAGCTTtatctttaataatatattttcaccaTCTCATGGCCTGTACTTTCTGtgacaacaacaaaaaaaaaaagcaatggTGTATAGGGTACCGTTTCTACATCCCATATGAACTTGGaagataaaacaaaaattataaaaatttaatctgTAAGGAGGTGAAGATGTCTCTAGGAGAAAAGGAGAAAGAAAGTTGATAGCACCTGTAAACAGGAGTTCAATTCTCATCAAGTCCACTATACATGGTTGgtttcacattttcaaaaataaaagaaaaaaaagtccaCTATTAATGGTTGCACAAGAATTCATGGACCCATGGTTTGCAAGACAAGCGAATGGTCTCGATAGACAGTGactaaaataaaacatcaatAAATCTTGTCTGTGACTGTGAGGCAGAAGCATGTGCCCACAAATGTTCGTATCAAGCAAACAGGCTACAACAAATTTTAGACACAATATCCACAAGTCTTCCAGGAATGATTTTGCAGTGCAAGGCATAGCAGCTGGCATGCTACAGTCCAAGACTAATAATAGTGTCACATGATGCATGCCCATACATGAAAAACCCACCCTTCATTATGCTGCTGTGTGGCACATATCCACACAAAAATTGTCTCCATGTAGCTAGATGAACAATGTAAACTCAGAGGTTCATAATACGCTTCTCTACACAGACATGACTGAAATCTTTACAAGAGGTCCATCATAGATAAAGGTTCATCAAGATTCAAATGTTGGGCGGTGCTAAAGCATGAATTTTAGAAGATTGCGTGGACATGTAGTGAGGTTAATTTTAGGACAAGGATGTCAGAAAAGTTACAAGATGAACTGAACTAGCTGGGGGTACCTCTCTTACAAAAATTGAAAGAAGTAATATCATCCAAGCAGAATGAGGCACCAGTAGAACAAGACAAATACATATCTACAGAGAGAAGGAAAATTAAGCAAAATATTGGAGAGTTGAGAGGAAAAGAAAATCCCAACTTATATATCAAAATCTTATTGATACATTCTTTTTCCCTTTCTCATGAAAATGGTAATAAAGAAGTGCTGTAGACAACAGGCTAAATAAAGCCTTAAGATGGTTATCCATCCATCTTAGTCCTACCGTCTGTAAACTATGTATGTACTACATCATAGTTGTAAAGTTCATAAGATAGATAACATCCTGAAGTTCATGGTTGAACAGTTGCAACggaaagttaaaatatttgactTCATTGTGGAAATCTACCTTGTCAAATGATTATAAAATGTTGAAGCTTCAACCATGTCAGACAAAATACCTATGTATGTACCTATATGCATTTCTCAAGTAAAACAATCTAACAACACTCTACCTGGGAGGGAGAGGAGAAGGGAGGTGTATTAGGGGCACCATTAACGTATGAATGGATGATATATTTTGAAGTCTGCGATAATAAAATTCAGTAACATTTAGAGTGTAGAAACTGAATATACCTGGGTTGGGATAAAATCTTCTACGATCATTTGGGCAGGCCACAAAAAGGGCATTTTCAGGATTAAAAATGGCTTGACATACCAATAAAAACCATTCTCGCAATACACCTGGGCCTGTAGCTTCCTCGTTTTTGAACTCCATAAACAGTCCACCACGTAATGCTTCAGCATCTGCATGAGCTAAGTACTCGAATGACTCGGCCAACAAATGTGACCGGTCAATAAGCATTTCATGCAGCTCTTCATACTCATCCTTCAGCTCAGGAAGCATCAACAACGTCAAATGTCTTCTACACTCGAAATCAGTCATCTCCTTACGCTCAAGGAACCAGTTGTTGTCACCATCCCTCTTAGCATAGTTAACAATAAGGTAACGTACAGCagcctttctttttctcataTTTTCCCAAAAATGTTCATCAGCCCCTCTATAAAGCTTAGAGATGCCATGCAACTCCTTTAGAATAGTAAGATAATGGGACCAACCAGGGGAGGGAAGATGACTTGTCTCCTTTGCAGCCAAGCGCTCCTCCATTTTCTGAAGACATTGGTCAATTTTGCCTAACAAATCAATGAAGATGTCATGAAGAGACCTAATCTCCCCACTGTAATAGGCAAGATTACAGTTTTCCTCATCAAAAGGTATGCTGCAGGGGTTATTCCCTAAACTCATGGCAGTTCGCAAGGGAAGCAAGAATGCTATAAAGTCATTGATGTCGCTTAGCAGCAGCCCGACAGCGGCGGAATGTTCCATGGTTGACAGAAGATCACTAGACAACCTATCTGCAAGCTCTTTAAAGAATGGGAATATATCTTGCATTGAGATGGTCCCGCTTCTTCCTGGGtaagtagtagtagtagtagcaGTAGTAGTAACAATCTCGTTCAGCTCATGGCCTCCTCCTATACCCACACGCTCTACCATTGAGCCAAGACTACTTCTACAGAGAAAATACAGGGAATCGTGAGAGGTTCTACCCAGCAGCTTACAGAATTCTAAGACAATGGGAGCACACAAGGGCTGTAAAGGCAGGGGCATGACGGTGCGGCATGAATTAAGAAATTGACGGATAGAACCTTCAGCACATTCCCTGTTACCTTTACGGGGAGAGGTGTAGAGCATAAGCAATGCGGAGGGTACATCAGAGGATATGAAGACCCGCAGATGTCCTTGTGCGGCTTCAAAATGACTTTTTGCAGTGATATTCAAGAATTCCATCATTCTGGACTTGACGAACCTGGAAGGGGAAGTCAATTCGCCCTTGCAGAGCCTGCATATTATGGAAATCAAATCGTCGATGACCTGCCAGGCTCGAGGGTAGTGGGTACTCTTCAAACGAGCTACCAATTGAAGTCCTGCATCCTTCTCTATACATTGGGACAAGGACTGGTCC
Proteins encoded:
- the LOC124912241 gene encoding uncharacterized protein LOC124912241; translation: MAQVNLGPPLSSSLCCLRKTQQPLWRRPREDATSWSSLRNSLQCNGRFTCLLWDNHKQEQARKALEDALGGKKSELDKWDKEIRKREEEEAAGGGGGGGGRGGGGGWFRWWSNGDHFWQEAQQASLAVLGIILVYLIIAKGEVMLAVILNPLLFALRGTRNAFAFLATHMSGKGEFENVTTGDANYDSSAKSRVLRKWGSDQ
- the LOC124911460 gene encoding E3 ubiquitin-protein ligase UPL5-like — encoded protein: MSPVEPLSGGGGGADSLEQRLLLDRISSKRKLDDYGPADEDALSSDLVTVRMRKDESNAVDSSDKQQQNSPPLPPLLLQLSQLEPRAFDARLPTCSSNHSPQQQQQQQDPPSNHSLPPVSSRIQFFVRMIPRGNTLVLHGNSDDTVKSVHQTIESITGIPLQEQRLIYSGKQLQWDQSLSQCIEKDAGLQLVARLKSTHYPRAWQVIDDLISIICRLCKGELTSPSRFVKSRMMEFLNITAKSHFEAAQGHLRVFISSDVPSALLMLYTSPRKGNRECAEGSIRQFLNSCRTVMPLPLQPLCAPIVLEFCKLLGRTSHDSLYFLCRSSLGSMVERVGIGGGHELNEIVTTTATTTTTYPGRSGTISMQDIFPFFKELADRLSSDLLSTMEHSAAVGLLLSDINDFIAFLLPLRTAMSLGNNPCSIPFDEENCNLAYYSGEIRSLHDIFIDLLGKIDQCLQKMEERLAAKETSHLPSPGWSHYLTILKELHGISKLYRGADEHFWENMRKRKAAVRYLIVNYAKRDGDNNWFLERKEMTDFECRRHLTLLMLPELKDEYEELHEMLIDRSHLLAESFEYLAHADAEALRGGLFMEFKNEEATGPGVLREWFLLVCQAIFNPENALFVACPNDRRRFYPNPASKVDPLHLDYFTFAGRVIALALMYKVHVGIVLDRVFLSQLAGNVVSLEDIKDADPLLYSSYKKILEMESEIMDSEELGLTFVQEIEELGMRKTIELCHEGKNRGVNSRNREEYIKLLIEHNFVKCIEQQVEHFSGGFSDIMCDSKLKRLFFKSLEVEDLDLMLHGSGSEICVDDWEAHTEYNGYKESDPQINWFWKILRGMLGSERRILLLFWTSVKYLPVEGFGGLGSRLYIYKTRECNDHLPSSHTCFYRLCFPPYPSMDVMKDRLRIITQDHVGSSFGTW